The Athene noctua chromosome 25, bAthNoc1.hap1.1, whole genome shotgun sequence region AACCCACAGTGTTTGCAAAACACAAACAcgccatttattttaaaatcatacagACCTTGCAATCACTTCCTGCTGttaagaaaatctgaaatgagAACAAATTCTGCCAGGAAGGGGTTGCAGACTTTGCTTCCTTTGCATCTCTCCAGGAAATGGGTTTCTTGCTTCAGTCCTAAAACATCACCTTCCCCCTGACTCACCAAAGGCCTGTCCCTCTAAGCCAGCACGTTATTTTGTCTCACTGTGGGGTGAGACACTTCATATGCCAGCCCAGAGTAAGAGGACCTGTCCGTAACTGACAATCATGTGATAAACCGACAAGCACTGTGATAAATCTGTGCTACGTGTTTGCTATAGATCATTGGCACTTCCCTACTGAGAccaaaatacacttttatttgGTGTAGCTGCAGATGAAATAGAATCTTAACTCTTTTATCTTCAGACCAGGAAAGAAGTTCATACACTTGTTTCAGCCTCAGCAATGAACTCTGATTGTTTGTAGATCCTTGATGCCACCATCGACAACTCGAAGATTGTCTTGCAGATTGACAATGCCAGGCTGGCTGCTGACGACTTCAAAACCAAGTGAgtaatttctgaaaggaaaaagggCTCTTGAGCAGGCAAAGGGCAGTGGCTgcgaaaaaaaagaaaggaatgccTATAAAACCTCTGTATGAACACCGGTTTGATCCTGTCGTTGCAGTTCAGCCCTTTGAGTATTTGCTGAAAGCACCATCCACACCATGGAAAATTTTATATTGTGTAAAACATGTGGAGAAAAGTTTAATGCTCGACAACACTGGGTACATCATAAATCCCACAAAACCAGATGCATTTATAGCAAATAATGTGTTTCATGGTGGGCTGGCTTAATCAGCTAACCTGAACCATTTGGGTTTGCCTTTTTAAGGTTTGAAACCGAACAAGCTCTGCGCATGAGCGTGGAGGCCGACATCAACGGCCTGCGCAGGGTCCTGGATGAGCTGACCCTGGCTAGAACAGACCTGGAGCTGCAGATTGAAAACTTAAAGGAGGAGCTGGCCTACCTCAAGAAGAACCatgaggaggtaaaaaaaaaaaacaaccaagaaacaCATTAGAAAGTGACATTAGAGAAACAGCGTGAGGAAACGTGGGGTCCCCCAGGATTTGCCCTGGGCTCTCCCACAGTGATGAAAAGATTTCTGTGTAGACTGGAAAACTAAATATACCCCTGCGAGTATTTAAGGGGAGTCAGCCAGGCCTTAGTCCGTGAAGAAAGAATGGAGAGTTCATAATGTTTTCAGTTTATGACTGTACCTTCTTTTGTCTCCCTCTGCCATGTCCACACAGGAAATAAGTGCCCTGGGAGGGCAAGTGGCCGGCCAAGTCAGCGTTGAGCTGGACTCTGCTCCAGGCATTGACCTGTCCAAGATCCTGGCTGATATGAGAGACCAATACGAGCACATGGCTGACAAGAACAGGAAGGATGCCGAGGCCTGGTTCCAAACCAAGGTAGAGAAAATTCCATACTACTCAACTACtaaccaaaaaaatccacaagacAAACAAAATCATTACTGAAACACGGCGAGAACTGCTGCGAAAGCCTTATGGCTTCTGCTCAGAGGCCCCGTGCTGCTCATGTAACGCTTTCCCTGTTTCAGACTGAAGAGCTGAACCATGAAGTAGCCGTCAATACcgagcagctgcagagcagcaagtCCGAAGTCACCGACCTGAGACGCACCCTCCAAGGGCTGGAAATAGAACTTCAGTCCCAGCTCAGCATGGTACGTTCAGATTTGCACTGCGCGAACCCCCCCCCCCTACCAAAATGGGCAGGAATCCCTCCCCCCACGAGGAGCCTTGCATTTAGCAGCAACCTCTCTGTGGTTTCCCTCCAACCGCCCTGCCCTCAGAAAGCTGCGCTGGAAAGCACCTTGGCAGACACGGAAGGGCGTTACGGTGCCCAGCTGGCGCAGATCCAGGGCCTGATCGGCAGCATCGAGGACCAGCTGGCTGAGCTCCGAGCTGATCTGGAGCGCCAGAACAGCGAATACAAGATCCTCATGGATATCAAGACTCGACTGGAGCAAGAGATCGCTACTTACCGACAGCTCCTGGAAGGCCAGGAGTCCCAGTAAGTAACTCACTGCAGAAAACCTTTTGGCTCAGCCTCTGAAAGTCTGACCATGCCATGGTGCACCACAGTAAACACAACTTCAGATACTCCTGGGGttctaaaatttttaatttttctggacCATGGTAGAGCTCGAAATGTTACAATTCCCATTTTCATCGAGTGAGTACCTCAGAGAGCTTCTAAACAAAAAGGTGAACTGACAAGCAGTACAAGAGATCACATGCGACTAACCGCTAAAGCGGTTACTAGTCGTCAGCTGCTTGACATTCAGGAAACACAGTGCAGTCGGCGTTGCTTTACAGAATAGAAAGGTTAACACCAAAGTCCCATAAACTTCCTGTTACCACCAGTTAAATAGCTCTTGCCCCATAGGATCAGTGTAGAAGCAGATACTCTGCAGAGAAGCGGGGGCAGAGAAGCGAGCTGTTGGCAGCCAGTGACCTCCCTGGCGGGAGCACAGCTCTCGTTTCACACAGAGTCCCAAGGAGGAAAGTACCTCACAGGGAGGAGTTGAAAGGTTTTAATTTCCTCTATTCCATCTTTTCCATAATTGTCTCTTCCCACTGCAGttgtttaaaaacatatttcctaCAATTCCCTCTCCTGAGCTGAAAGGGGGAGCAAGCTGATGACCATCTCTTCTCCCTCTGTATACAAAATGTACCCAACTGATAGAGAATTTGCTTTCCTACATCCTCATCTCATGAGCACTGGATGTTCTACCTCACCTTTCAACTGTTCTCTCTTTGTTCTACAGGATATTTGCCCCCCTTTCTGGAATTGCTGGTAAGAATTCTTTCTCTTTCAGGAAACCTTTTAGAAGTCaaggaagttttattttctaaaagaaaatatacatACATTGTGGTAGTTGTGTCCGTCCTAGAGACTGGGCTGCTACACTCGTTCAcgtcacagaaaaaaatctactaaGTCACAAATGATGACTGGGTAGAATTTAACAAATTTCAGTCATTAAAAGATGTTAGGCATCAGACAAAAATCTCAGACTATGCTACGGTAAAGGCTAAGTAAAACACAAAATGCCTAATCATTCCCCCAGATGAAAGGATACAAGAAATTTAAGCTTGGCCAGCTCAGGGGAATTGTATGAACATGCAAGTAAAACTTGCCTTGAGCTTTTAAAGGTCAGCTGTATTGTAAAAGTGATGTATGATTCAAATCAATGCTATGAAGAAGAACGCTTTGGAGAAGGGGATGAGAGACGAGACATAAAGTAAGCTCAGCGCCCACTGCAGAGTGGTCTCGTGTGTGTTACGCTGCAGTAATCGCTGTTCTTCTCTCCGTATCACTGTAGACAAAAGAGACAAGATGGCAGATGGAAAATAGTACTGGACGTCCTGCAAATGTCATCTTCGAAACGAGAAAAAGCAGACAGCACACAGGAATTGAAACGGAGAGGAATCGCTCTAGACTGCTGGAAACTGCTATcttaaagcacagaaaactctTGGCCACACAAAGTTTAGGTAGATTCATCCATTTTGTAGTGATTAGTTGGCAAGCCGGGTTAGCTTTTCAATTCTTTCTAGTTCTCTTACACACTGAATTGCTGTATCTACTCTAATAAAGATGATCTTCTTCTTGCACTCCTATTTCGAGTTATTGTGATATTGTTCCTGAAGTTGGGCTTTAATCAGGCAGGCAGGAGCTAGCCAGCCTCCCCGCAGGTTAATGCTCCCAGGGGCTGTGGGTGGCGTGAGCTCCCTCTCCCATTTCTTCCAGCTCCTCCGGCTGGCAGGAGCTCTGGCTGtggaggcagcagcatccccaaCCCCTCCGGGGGGGAACTCAGGAGTCATTTATGTTTCTAACTGCAATGGCTGTGCACTCGCAGTGAGCAGTGAGATGTTAAATGATGCTGGTAAGAAGAGCTGGGAGATGGGTTTTTAGGGTAAAATATAAAGCTGTTAAAATCACTTGAAGATAACTCCTGCAGAAACAAATAGGAGTGAGAAACAGCTGTGAGGTATCTTCGCTCACTCTCCCAGTTCCTACAGAGGTAACGAACCTTTAGCACCGACTTTAGCCACCTTCCTTCTCATGCCATGGAAAGGATGTTATCCTAGCCAAAACTCTAAGTGTAATCACTTCCAGTTGAGGCCCCCAGAAGTCAGTAATTTCATTTCCAACCATCCCAAGAATTGAATTAATTCATAAACTCTGCTGAAGAAATTGGGGGCTTCAGACACTTGAAACAATCTTGGAAAGGCTGGAATTCTTGTTTTTATAGCCTAATGTTTAGTTTATCATTTTATTGATTTTGTTCCATATTTGTAGGGTAATGAAGGCTTTCTGGTGAAACGTTTAATATAAAATCACTCAGACTACAATTTTAgagttttgttcagaaaaaacGTATATGTAATATCTGAGTGATGGTTTTATCAGGAAAGACTACGATGATAAACAAGCTGCTTCTTGAATGGAACTCTCTGTCCTCCCAAAAGGAGAGGCGAAAGTGTGTCAACCCCGTTAATCCCCTCGCAGAAGGAATGAAAGAGTTTGCCCAGCACAGGCATGTCAGGGGATGTCTTCCAGGAAGGCTCTGTCAAACATGACAAATTGAGGAGCTTACGCACCACAAGCACAACTCCGAGTACTGCGCAAAGGGTGAAACTGTGTGTCAAGACGTTGGATAAGAAATCTCAGAGTGAAGGTAGCGAGAACAGAATACAGTTTTTGACTTCAGCAGGTGATAGGCTTCAGTTTCCTTGTATTTGTATAGACTATAAGGAGAAAATTTTGTAAACTTAAGTTCATGTTCCAGCTGCAGAGAAGAGCTAAAAGAAGAATGACCAGAGCAACACGGATCTCCACCAGTAGAGACAGCACTGATTGGAGATGTTCCTCTAAAGTCCCAAGAGGTTATGAATCTGGAAGCATTCCAAACCTCATGAATTTAGAGAAacgtaactgatttttttttttctttttaaatgacagCTATAACATagctaaaatgaagaaataataattgaaaaGAATATAACTGTATGTAGAATTATACCTAGACCTAGAACTGAGTTAGAGCCAGATGATTTTTCACATACTTGTTGAAATTCAGATATGAAATGCGATTAACCAAAACACTTGATTCCTAAACTTTTTATTCATGTAAATACCAAAATGTATCTAATTTTTCACGGAAGCAGGCTTTGCCCTACATAGTCTGTTATAAAATGCTATAAAGCATGTAGGTTTCGATATAGAAGTCTTCAACCCAGAGACAGTGATAAACCAACAAATCTAGATAAATAAATGCGATGAGTGAGTGGATGCTGAATTCACACAAGCATTTGCCAGCAGGCTGCTCTCAGCGGAGAGGTAGAGACTTATTTACCATTCCTCTTCCACCAGACAGCCAGTGTTCTTAAGCAAGCCCTCAAAAGTGAAATTGttttccctttagaaaaataCGTGTGAAGCGCAGCAACTGTAGTGAGCTGCAAATAAATGATCCATGACTGAGCACCTCCAAACTTCACGCGGCTTCCTTGAGGCGCCTTTCCTTGGATTCTCCCGTGGTTTGAAAATACTATTGACAATTTCTAGTAACATATTAGGAACTATTTAGAAGTAGCTGTTTACCATGAAAGGACACACAGCGAAGACGATGAAGCAGGGATAAGCCTCAGGTCTGCAAGCGCTGCACTCCGCATTTACAAGCGTTTGATCGTGGGGGACAAACCCTAAGGATCCGAGTTTGATGGTTTACAGAAAATTGAAAAGGCCACAGAATCCCCACCACTATGTTTTTTCTGAATTATGTTATAGACACAATCTCTATTGGctgcttgatttatttttattttttcccaaaggtAAATATTCTACAGGAAATAAACAGCTTTGTATCTGTCACCTGGTTTTTATAAGGGTTCGTCTGATAACAATCTAGAGGGCGCTTGACAGAGCAGCAAAGCGTATTTCACCAGCAAGCTTCCAAAGAAGTTGTAAAGACTGAGTGAAAGAAGACTGAATGAAAAATCCCCAAAGTTTCCTGTTAAAGTTTGTGGTGCTTTCTAGAACTGATTttgctagactttttttttttttttttttaatggaatttgaTCTTGCTTATTGTGGGATCCCTCAGAGTTAAACAGACCCTAGAAGCATGCAGCCCTCAGGATATTTACATTACAGGGGTCTTAAAAGAAACCTTTTTATCTTTAGGAGAGTTTGTCTGAACTTGTTGCTGAGATACTAACTCTTGGAGGTACACAGATTTGGCAAGCTACAGCGCCATTAATGTGCCCCACAGCAAAACTGAACCGCTGTGGCAAAGGGCCAGGTTCAGATGGAAACATGTTTCCACAACTGTGAAACACCCTCTCCTCCACCCAGCTGAAGAGTGAGTGGACATTTTCAGAACCAGGCTGTTGAGCGCGTATCACAGCTACACGGTTGGTTCTTTCCCCCCGAGTACGCATCTGCTCCTCGGAACAAGGCTGCGCGTTCCCGAGGCCGCACTGAAGCCTCAACTGCAAATTTCAGCAAACCCCCCCGGTTTATTCCAGCAACTGGTTCGAGCCTCAGTTGACCTGACATCACCCATCCTGAATTCTCAGCTCATTCTCTGTTGATATGTACTGTCAAAAACCACTAAACCCAACACTCCTCTTTCTGCTGTTACCAAACACGGCATTTCGCATCTTTAtctcaaagttttattttagagCAAGTTTGGTGGTTCTGAGCTAGAGACCAGAGAAAGTTCCTCCCACCTTCACTCCGTCCCTGCCTTTCTCCCCCCTCTCAACCCCCCGTTTCCTCAAACCCTTACGTGCCTCAGTACCATTTTACTGTCTTCCCATACCCCTGCTTCTTCAGCTGCCACTTGTGGCTTTCACCTGAAGCATGTCACCTTGTTGCGCAAAGAGACTGGGGCTCTCTCTTCAAACTCCACACTATTGCCACACACATTGTCCCCAGTGACACACCCCGGCAGGATAAATAAGCAGTTAATACTGCCTTTAAAATCTCCCAAATCCGTTTTCCCATAATTATACAGCATGAGCAGAGCTGTGTTACTGAACTACTGCCTTTTG contains the following coding sequences:
- the LOC141970090 gene encoding keratin, type I cytoskeletal 19 isoform X2, which encodes MASYSFRQMTSSVAGRPGSSSARAGGGCFRAPSIHGGSGGRGVSVSSARFVSSGPGSGLGGGYGSSFSRTFGGGFGGGLGSGDGLLSGNEKATMQGLNERLASYLEKVRALEEANSDLETKIRDWYQKQGPGPARDYSPYYKIIEDLRDKILDATIDNSKIVLQIDNARLAADDFKTKFETEQALRMSVEADINGLRRVLDELTLARTDLELQIENLKEELAYLKKNHEEEISALGGQVAGQVSVELDSAPGIDLSKILADMRDQYEHMADKNRKDAEAWFQTKTEELNHEVAVNTEQLQSSKSEVTDLRRTLQGLEIELQSQLSMKAALESTLADTEGRYGAQLAQIQGLIGSIEDQLAELRADLERQNSEYKILMDIKTRLEQEIATYRQLLEGQDSRFTQSPKEESTSQGGVERF
- the LOC141970090 gene encoding keratin, type I cytoskeletal 19 isoform X1, translating into MASYSFRQMTSSVAGRPGSSSARAGGGCFRAPSIHGGSGGRGVSVSSARFVSSGPGSGLGGGYGSSFSRTFGGGFGGGLGSGDGLLSGNEKATMQGLNERLASYLEKVRALEEANSDLETKIRDWYQKQGPGPARDYSPYYKIIEDLRDKILDATIDNSKIVLQIDNARLAADDFKTKFETEQALRMSVEADINGLRRVLDELTLARTDLELQIENLKEELAYLKKNHEEEISALGGQVAGQVSVELDSAPGIDLSKILADMRDQYEHMADKNRKDAEAWFQTKTEELNHEVAVNTEQLQSSKSEVTDLRRTLQGLEIELQSQLSMKAALESTLADTEGRYGAQLAQIQGLIGSIEDQLAELRADLERQNSEYKILMDIKTRLEQEIATYRQLLEGQESQIFAPLSGIADKRDKMADGK